In the genome of Myxococcus stipitatus, one region contains:
- a CDS encoding TIGR02757 family protein, producing the protein MTRRSKSSPGLSPQAVAPLRARLDALLAATDARARIGFDPVEFPHRYQDPRDIEVSALLAAALAYGRADLFRPKVDALLGRMGASPAAFVRELDVRGAKALLEGFVYRFNVGTDVAVLLLGMGRALREHGALETLFVQGLIAEGGMHGALSAFTTALRRVPMAPLRAAMGPERGLHHLLPSPLGPGAAKRLNLFLRWMVRGPDTVDFGIWKQVSPSALVIPLDTHIGRISGHLGLTRRTDLTWRTAEEVTASLRALDAGDPVRYDFALCHYGMSGACPSTPVAENCERCALLPACRVGPGVVATATRRVSKASRPRGG; encoded by the coding sequence GTGACACGCCGTTCGAAGTCGTCCCCAGGACTGAGCCCCCAGGCAGTCGCCCCCCTGCGCGCCCGGCTCGATGCCTTGCTGGCGGCCACGGATGCCCGAGCCCGCATCGGCTTCGACCCCGTGGAGTTTCCCCACCGCTACCAGGACCCGCGCGACATCGAGGTGAGCGCGCTGCTCGCCGCCGCGCTGGCCTATGGGCGCGCGGACCTGTTCCGTCCCAAGGTGGATGCGCTGCTGGGCCGGATGGGCGCCTCGCCCGCAGCCTTCGTCCGCGAGCTGGATGTGCGAGGGGCCAAGGCCCTGCTGGAGGGCTTCGTCTATCGCTTCAACGTGGGCACGGACGTCGCGGTGCTCCTGCTGGGCATGGGACGCGCGCTGCGGGAGCACGGTGCGCTGGAGACCCTCTTCGTCCAGGGCCTCATCGCGGAAGGGGGGATGCACGGCGCGCTCAGCGCGTTCACCACCGCGCTGCGCCGAGTCCCCATGGCGCCGCTGCGTGCCGCGATGGGGCCGGAGCGCGGGCTGCACCACCTGCTGCCTTCACCGCTCGGGCCGGGCGCGGCCAAGCGCTTGAACCTCTTCCTTCGGTGGATGGTGCGCGGCCCGGACACCGTGGACTTCGGCATCTGGAAGCAGGTGTCTCCCTCCGCCCTGGTGATTCCGTTGGACACGCACATCGGCCGCATCTCCGGGCACCTGGGCCTCACCCGGCGCACCGACTTGACGTGGCGCACGGCGGAAGAGGTGACGGCCTCGTTGCGCGCGCTCGATGCCGGAGACCCGGTCCGCTACGACTTCGCTCTGTGTCACTACGGAATGAGCGGTGCGTGTCCCTCGACGCCTGTCGCGGAGAACTGCGAGCGGTGCGCGCTGCTGCCCGCCTGCCGAGTGGGACCTGGCGTGGTGGCGACGGCGACCCGACGGGTCTCCAAAGCCTCGCGACCGCGGGGTGGCTGA